Proteins found in one Panthera tigris isolate Pti1 chromosome B3, P.tigris_Pti1_mat1.1, whole genome shotgun sequence genomic segment:
- the LOC102971613 gene encoding olfactory receptor 4F15-like produces MDGPNDSVVSEFVLIGLSNSWEMHLFLFWFFSVFYMGIILGNLFIVFTVIIDSHLYTPMYFLLANLSLLDLGLSSTTVPKMISDLFTDCNIISFPKCMIQIFFIHVMGGVEMVLLIAMAYDRYTAICKPLHYLTIMSPKTCVSFVVAAWIVGIIHAVSQFVFVINLPFCGPNEVDSFYCDFPRVMKLACVDTYKLEFVIIANSGFISMATFFSLIISYIFILVTVWKRSSGDLSKAFVTLSAHITVVILFFMPCMFLYVWPFPTSSLDKYLFIVDFAITPILNPAIYTLRNKDMRVAMRRLGKRIVHPTGI; encoded by the coding sequence atGGATGGACCAAATGACTCTGTGGTATCTGAATTTGTATTGATTGGTCTTTCAAATTCATGGGAGATgcacctttttctcttttggttcttCTCTGTGTTCTACATGGGAATTATCCTAGGAAACCTCTTCATTGTGTTCACGGTAATTATTGACTCTCATTTatacacccccatgtacttcctATTGGCCAACCTCTCTCTTCTTGATCTAGGTCTGTCCTCTACCACAGTACCCAAAATGATCTCTGATCTTTTCACTGACTGCAACATCATTTCCTTTCCAAAATGCATGATACagatattttttattcatgtCATGGGTGGAGTTGAGATGGTGCTGCTCATAGCCATGGCATATGACCGGTACACCGCAATCTGTAAACCTCTCCACTACCTGACCATCATGAGCCCCAAAACGTGTGTCTCCTTTGTAGTGGCTGCCTGGATAGTAGGGATAATCCATGCTGTATCTCAGTTTGTTTTTGTCATAAACCTGCCCTTTTGTGGCCCTAATGAAGTAGATAGTTTTTACTGTGATTTTCCTCGTGTCATGAAACTTGCTTGTGTAGACACTTACAAGCTAGAGTTTGTAATCATTGCCAACAGTGGGTTTATATCCATGGCTACTTTCTTCTCCTTAATTATATCCTATATCTTCATTTTGGTCACTGTCTGGAAACGTTCTTCAGGGGACTTGTCCAAAGCATTTGTCACATTGTCAGCTCACATCACtgtagtgattttgttttttatgccaTGCATGTTTCTCTATGTGTGGCCTTTCCCTACATCATCACTGGATAAGTATTTGTTCATAGTCGACTTCGCTATCACCCCCATCTTGAATCCTGCCATCTATACATTAAGAAACAAAGACATGAGAGTGGCCATGAGAAGACTGGGCAAGCGGATTGTGCATCCTACTGGTATCTAA